Proteins encoded within one genomic window of Bacteroides sedimenti:
- a CDS encoding DNA topoisomerase 3: MIVCIAEKPSVARDIADILGAKNKKDGYIEGNGYQVTWTFGHLCTLKEPHEYAPEWKRWSLANLPMIPPRFGIKIIESPSIEKQFKTIERLIANADEIINCGDAGQEGELIQRWVMQKAGAKCPVKRLWISSLTEESIREGFAKLKDQSEFQPLYEAGLSRAIGDWTLGMNATRLYTLKYGQNRQVLSIGRVQTPTLALIVNRQLEIENFKPEPYWELKTIYRDTTFSATKGKFTSKEEGYEFLEKVKYSDFTITDVSAKKGVEYAPRLFDLTSLQVECNKKFGYSADETLKLIQSLYEKKVTTYPRVDTTFLSDDIYPKCPAILKGIKDYAPLTVSLEGKKLAKSKKVFDSSKVTDHHAIIPTGVHPMNLTDMEKRVFDLVARRFIAIFYPDCKVSTTTVLGEVEKIEFKVTGKQILEPGWRVVFAKEQTEEKEDDERTLPDFVKGESGPHQPDLNEKWTQPPKPYTEATLLRAMETAGKLVDNDELRDALKENGIGRPSTRAAIIETLFKRNYIRKEKKNLIATPTGVELIQIIHEELLKSAELTGLWEKKLREIEKKNYEAKTFLEELKQMVTEVVHNVLSDNSNRHITILDTTKEEKNKKEPKKRERKATAPKPKKKEEKPTAEKNPDDIIGQPCPLCGKGIIIKGKSAYGCSEWKNGCTFRKGFEE, encoded by the coding sequence ATGATAGTTTGCATTGCCGAAAAGCCAAGTGTAGCCAGGGATATTGCCGATATCCTTGGTGCAAAGAATAAAAAAGACGGATATATTGAAGGTAACGGATATCAGGTAACCTGGACATTCGGCCATTTATGCACACTAAAAGAACCTCATGAATATGCTCCGGAATGGAAAAGATGGAGCTTGGCAAATCTACCCATGATTCCTCCCCGATTTGGCATAAAAATAATAGAATCTCCCTCTATTGAGAAACAGTTTAAAACAATTGAACGACTGATTGCAAATGCCGACGAAATCATTAATTGTGGTGACGCGGGACAAGAAGGAGAACTCATTCAGCGTTGGGTAATGCAGAAAGCCGGCGCTAAATGTCCGGTTAAGAGGCTTTGGATATCTTCTCTGACAGAAGAGTCAATACGGGAAGGATTTGCTAAATTAAAGGACCAATCGGAATTTCAGCCACTGTACGAAGCCGGACTATCAAGAGCTATCGGAGATTGGACACTGGGAATGAATGCAACAAGGTTGTACACTCTTAAGTATGGACAAAACAGACAAGTCTTATCCATAGGAAGAGTGCAGACTCCCACCCTGGCATTGATAGTCAACCGTCAATTGGAAATTGAGAACTTTAAACCGGAACCTTATTGGGAGTTGAAAACCATTTATCGTGATACCACCTTCTCAGCAACGAAAGGAAAATTCACATCAAAAGAAGAAGGATACGAATTCCTTGAAAAAGTGAAATACTCGGATTTTACTATCACAGATGTTTCAGCAAAAAAAGGAGTAGAGTATGCTCCCCGCCTCTTCGACCTTACCTCTTTACAAGTGGAATGCAACAAAAAATTTGGTTACTCGGCAGATGAAACATTGAAGTTGATTCAATCATTATACGAAAAGAAGGTGACCACCTATCCTCGTGTGGATACAACTTTTCTAAGTGATGACATCTACCCCAAATGTCCGGCCATCCTGAAAGGAATCAAGGATTACGCCCCACTTACCGTATCTTTAGAAGGCAAGAAACTGGCAAAATCAAAAAAGGTTTTCGATAGTTCCAAGGTTACCGACCACCATGCTATTATACCTACCGGTGTACATCCGATGAACCTGACCGACATGGAGAAAAGGGTATTCGATTTGGTTGCCCGCCGCTTTATTGCCATCTTTTATCCGGATTGCAAGGTCTCCACAACCACTGTCCTAGGAGAAGTGGAAAAAATTGAATTTAAAGTAACTGGAAAACAGATTCTGGAACCGGGATGGAGAGTGGTTTTTGCTAAGGAACAGACCGAAGAAAAAGAGGACGATGAGCGTACATTGCCGGATTTTGTTAAAGGAGAAAGTGGACCTCATCAACCCGATTTGAATGAGAAATGGACACAACCTCCTAAGCCATACACAGAAGCTACTCTACTGAGAGCCATGGAAACAGCCGGAAAACTGGTGGACAATGACGAGCTTCGCGACGCATTGAAGGAAAACGGAATAGGCCGCCCTTCAACACGTGCAGCCATCATCGAAACCTTGTTTAAAAGGAACTACATCCGGAAAGAGAAGAAGAATCTGATAGCTACCCCCACAGGAGTGGAACTGATTCAGATCATTCACGAAGAATTGTTGAAATCGGCCGAGCTGACGGGTCTTTGGGAAAAGAAGTTAAGAGAAATAGAGAAGAAGAACTACGAAGCCAAAACATTTCTGGAAGAATTGAAACAGATGGTGACGGAGGTGGTGCACAATGTTCTGTCCGATAACTCGAACCGGCATATTACAATTCTGGATACAACAAAAGAAGAGAAGAACAAAAAAGAACCGAAAAAGCGCGAACGGAAAGCCACAGCACCCAAGCCGAAGAAAAAAGAGGAAAAGCCGACAGCTGAAAAGAACCCGGATGACATTATTGGTCAGCCCTGCCCGCTTTGTGGCAAAGGGATAATCATTAAGGGAAAAAGTGCATACGGTTGCTCTGAATGGAAAAATGGTTGCACATTCAGAAAAGGGTTTGAGGAATAA
- a CDS encoding ROK family protein, which produces MTLSKLFDPQEGMPLSALKMARLKKNVIQKLMLEEGTTIADICKETEFSVPTVTKVVVELIEEGIAFEKGKIDTAGGRRPSIYCINPNSAFFLGVDVRRDCVSIGLQNFKNEFLELTTRIEFVLKNTQESLDTLCKMINSFIEDSGVNKEKILGACVVLCGRINSAKGYSDSYFSFEKEPLSSLIEKKIGIKTFIENDCRAVGYGEYCFGAGAGAEFKDVIYINLNWGFGISMILNGMLYYGMSGFSGEYGHSPVLDNQILCQCGKKGCLETEISGQALVRRFKEKLADGSTTIVTSQKIISDINMYDIINAATKHEDLLAIEVVEEVGEKLGHYMSLLLNIFNPEMVILGGELANCGSYLTLPLETALHKYSLNLVLQEMKFKIGELGDRAGVIGGCYILRDRLFNML; this is translated from the coding sequence ATGACTCTTTCAAAATTATTTGATCCGCAGGAGGGCATGCCTCTTTCTGCATTAAAAATGGCTCGTCTGAAAAAAAATGTGATCCAAAAGCTTATGCTTGAGGAAGGAACCACAATTGCGGATATCTGCAAGGAAACCGAATTCAGTGTTCCAACCGTTACTAAAGTAGTGGTTGAACTTATTGAAGAAGGTATCGCTTTCGAGAAAGGGAAAATAGATACGGCAGGAGGTCGTCGTCCTTCTATCTATTGCATCAACCCCAATTCAGCTTTTTTTCTTGGTGTGGATGTTAGACGTGATTGTGTCAGTATCGGTTTACAAAACTTTAAAAATGAATTCCTGGAATTAACAACCCGTATAGAGTTTGTTTTGAAGAATACACAAGAGTCTTTGGATACTCTATGTAAAATGATAAATAGTTTTATTGAAGACTCTGGCGTTAATAAAGAAAAGATTCTTGGTGCATGTGTTGTATTATGCGGTCGAATCAATTCAGCTAAAGGATATAGCGACAGCTATTTCTCTTTCGAAAAAGAACCACTCAGCAGTTTGATTGAGAAAAAAATTGGGATCAAAACCTTTATCGAAAATGACTGTCGTGCTGTAGGATATGGTGAATACTGCTTTGGTGCCGGTGCCGGTGCCGAGTTTAAGGATGTCATTTACATTAACCTGAACTGGGGCTTTGGTATTTCTATGATTCTTAATGGTATGCTTTATTATGGTATGTCAGGTTTTTCGGGTGAATATGGTCACAGTCCTGTTCTTGACAATCAGATACTTTGCCAGTGTGGAAAGAAAGGATGTCTTGAAACTGAAATCTCTGGTCAGGCGCTGGTTCGTCGTTTCAAAGAAAAACTTGCCGATGGATCTACAACAATTGTAACCAGTCAGAAGATAATCAGTGATATCAATATGTATGATATTATCAATGCTGCAACAAAGCACGAAGATTTGCTGGCAATCGAGGTTGTTGAAGAGGTCGGAGAAAAACTGGGACATTATATGTCTTTACTATTGAATATTTTCAATCCTGAAATGGTTATTCTTGGTGGTGAACTTGCAAATTGCGGATCCTATCTTACACTTCCTCTTGAAACAGCTCTTCATAAGTATTCGTTGAATCTGGTGTTGCAGGAAATGAAATTCAAGATCGGAGAACTGGGCGACAGAGCTGGTGTTATAGGTGGATGCTACATCCTTCGTGATAGACTTTTCAATATGCTTTAA
- the scpA gene encoding methylmalonyl-CoA mutase gives MRPDFKNIDIYAGFEHTDAAEWQKANKIEANWNTPEHINVKPVYTKEDLEGMEHLEYAAGLPPYLRGPYSVMYTLRPWTIRQYAGFSTAEESNAFYRRNLASGQKGLSVAFDLPTHRGYDPDHERVVGDVGKAGVSICSLENMKTLFDGIPLNKMSVSMTMNGAVLPILAFYINAGLEQGAKLEEMAGTIQNDILKEFMVRNTYIYPPAFSMKIISDIFEYTSKNMPKFNSISISGYHMQEAGATADIELAYTLADGLEYLRAGVAAGIDIDAFAPRLSFFWAIGTNHFMEIAKMRAARMLWAKIVKQFNPKNPKSLALRTHCQTSGWSLTEQDPFNNVGRTCIEAMAAALGHTQSLHTNALDEAIALPTDFSARIARNTQIYIQEETYICKNVDPWGGSYYVESLTNELAHKAWERIEEIEKLGGMAKAIETGVPKLRIEEAAARAQARIDSGSQTIVGVNKYRLEKEAPIDILEIDNTAVRLDQIERLKELKEGRDEAKVQAALEAITKCVETKEGNLLELAVEAARVRATLGEISDACEKIVGRYKAVIRTISGVYSSESKNDSDFQRACELAEKFAKKEGRQPRIMIAKMGQDGHDRGAKVVATGYADCGFDVDMGPLFQTPAEAARDAVENDVHVVGVSSLAAGHKTLIPQIIDELKRLGREDILVIAGGVIPAQDYDFLYQAGVAAIFGPGSPVAKAACQILEILLEEED, from the coding sequence ATGAGACCAGATTTTAAAAATATCGATATATATGCCGGATTCGAGCACACTGATGCCGCTGAATGGCAAAAGGCTAACAAGATTGAGGCCAACTGGAACACTCCGGAGCACATCAACGTGAAGCCTGTTTACACCAAAGAAGACCTGGAAGGAATGGAGCATCTTGAGTATGCTGCCGGTCTGCCTCCTTATCTTCGTGGTCCTTATTCTGTAATGTACACTCTTCGCCCTTGGACCATCCGTCAGTATGCCGGATTCTCAACAGCTGAAGAGTCAAACGCATTCTATCGCCGTAACCTGGCTTCCGGACAAAAAGGTTTGTCTGTTGCATTCGACCTTCCTACTCACCGCGGATACGACCCCGACCACGAACGTGTAGTGGGTGATGTGGGTAAAGCCGGTGTTTCCATCTGCTCACTGGAAAACATGAAAACATTGTTCGACGGAATTCCATTGAACAAGATGTCTGTTTCCATGACCATGAACGGTGCCGTTCTTCCTATCCTTGCATTCTATATCAATGCCGGGTTGGAACAGGGTGCTAAACTCGAAGAGATGGCAGGTACTATCCAGAACGATATCCTGAAAGAATTCATGGTGCGTAACACTTACATTTACCCACCTGCATTTTCCATGAAGATTATCTCTGATATCTTTGAATATACTTCCAAGAACATGCCTAAGTTCAATTCTATCTCTATCTCCGGATACCACATGCAGGAAGCAGGTGCTACCGCCGATATCGAATTGGCTTACACATTGGCCGATGGTTTGGAGTATCTCCGTGCCGGTGTTGCCGCAGGAATAGACATCGATGCCTTTGCACCTCGTCTTTCTTTCTTCTGGGCAATCGGAACAAACCACTTCATGGAAATTGCCAAGATGCGTGCAGCTCGTATGTTGTGGGCAAAGATTGTAAAACAGTTCAATCCGAAGAACCCAAAATCATTGGCACTTCGTACACACTGTCAAACTTCAGGTTGGTCGCTCACAGAGCAAGATCCGTTCAACAACGTGGGACGTACATGTATCGAAGCGATGGCTGCCGCACTGGGTCACACTCAGTCACTTCACACCAATGCGCTTGATGAAGCGATTGCTTTGCCAACCGACTTCTCTGCCCGTATTGCTCGTAACACACAGATCTATATACAGGAAGAGACTTACATCTGCAAGAACGTTGACCCATGGGGTGGTTCTTACTATGTAGAGAGCCTGACAAACGAACTGGCTCACAAAGCATGGGAACGCATTGAAGAGATCGAAAAGCTTGGCGGTATGGCCAAAGCTATCGAAACAGGTGTGCCTAAACTCCGTATCGAGGAAGCTGCTGCACGTGCTCAAGCTCGTATCGACTCCGGTTCTCAGACCATTGTAGGTGTGAACAAGTACCGTCTCGAGAAAGAGGCTCCAATTGATATTCTTGAAATTGACAACACAGCTGTTCGTCTGGATCAGATTGAACGTCTAAAGGAATTGAAAGAAGGTCGTGACGAAGCAAAAGTACAAGCTGCTCTAGAAGCCATCACCAAGTGTGTGGAAACCAAAGAAGGCAACTTGCTTGAACTGGCTGTTGAAGCTGCTCGTGTAAGGGCTACTCTGGGAGAAATCTCGGATGCTTGCGAAAAGATTGTAGGACGTTATAAAGCTGTAATTAGAACTATATCAGGCGTGTATTCATCAGAAAGTAAAAACGATTCAGACTTCCAACGTGCATGTGAACTTGCCGAGAAGTTTGCCAAGAAAGAGGGACGTCAACCTCGTATCATGATTGCTAAAATGGGTCAGGATGGTCACGACCGTGGTGCAAAAGTAGTTGCAACCGGTTATGCTGACTGTGGTTTCGACGTAGATATGGGACCATTGTTCCAGACTCCGGCAGAAGCTGCTCGTGATGCTGTTGAAAACGACGTTCACGTAGTGGGTGTTTCTTCACTGGCTGCCGGTCATAAGACTTTGATTCCTCAGATTATTGACGAATTGAAGAGACTGGGACGTGAAGATATCCTGGTAATTGCCGGTGGTGTTATCCCTGCACAGGATTACGACTTCCTGTATCAGGCTGGTGTTGCTGCCATCTTTGGTCCAGGTTCTCCGGTTGCGAAAGCTGCTTGCCAGATTCTTGAAATCTTGCTCGAAGAAGAAGATTAA